Below is a window of Perca flavescens isolate YP-PL-M2 chromosome 12, PFLA_1.0, whole genome shotgun sequence DNA.
GTCTGTGTGAAGGAGAATGTTTGAGAGTGCAGAAGAACAGAGAAACCCTTAATCCCCCCTCTATATAATAGtatgtatgtaaataaaataagtaaatgtcAATGCATATCTGGAGAAAGGGCTCGACAGTAACCCGGTTGCCCTTGGCAACCAGATTCAGTCAATTAGCAACCGTTTCGTGGTCTCTGGTTGATCCCTTTGGCAACGGCCTGttcaatatttgtgtttttttaatatataaaaacaaatcaaaacttaAAACTAGAAAATCTTATTTCAAAAGTAGTCAATATTCTATTTGGTTGTCTCTGTAAATTTTAATAGCAACGcaaatttcggtgcctcattacGGTGCAACTTTAATGTCTGtactgctctctgatgctccgaaacccacgttagaggcaacagaaacattgctgcatgtcacgctagtaaacactaataacacgttacacagcagttaacgttagcctaccgttagctacagtagtaactggattaaaaaGGCTGACAGTTAAAGAGTGTAAacgtgtgactgtatttcactatagaggattccaacagcgggacgtacaaCCGTCTGCTCCTAAAGCtctgagctaaaagacacaaactagtggtgcgttctttttgtcttgtaatcgtgactagtagctcgagtgtgacgtcacatccatgtcgaaaaacgaataaccgtgggttgttgggttctttttgtcacacaatactacgagtcggagaaaagatggatttttgtaacatttttagtaacatttaggattctattcacccagttattgacatattacacaaatatttcacagtttgatacatgaaaattacgttttgattaacattaacgttgggctactgctctgctttctgctcaaggctcggcttaaagccgttgttgtcatagaGCAACcaagcgtctctagccaatttcagctgcacaagctacaaaataactaattaggcggtatttaactcctaataagactgtagcaacatgcctataggtagcagtatacagtgctatgtgtacaacttcttcatttggttacaacaaagacaaaagtgcttaaaattgtagaaaaccacaatgtttactacgtgtgatgcacgatgtagccatctttgaaagggaactcggggtcctctgagttcagacgacttgacgagttgtaTATACGACCTAAATCGactttggtggacaaaaagaacgcaccatagcacccggtcactgctgttgtcggagAAACAACAAAGACGGGACTAAATTTTGTatttacttaaaactggtaaacctcgtggtgcattcaaagttattataaaatacccttttctcatctgttttttttcttcttctcttaacaacaatttactggtgaaagaagtaattattgttaaaagttaattacatttttaataatcatttaaatttgtGCTGATCCAAAAATGTAATTGGGAGGTCTACCTGTGGCTGCAGTAGCATTTTGAGTGGCACTGCAACTCTCTGTCCTCCTTGGCCCTGTGAGATCTGCAACACCTGTGGGCTGCCAGCGCCAGCTCCTGAGACCAGCTGGTACTGTGAGAGGGAAAGAAGAAAGATGTCAAGTCACAGTCCCCTTTGAAAATATCCAAAGTAAATTTACAAAAGTATAAAACACTTAAGCAGTTACAGTATATGATCGGAGAATTGTCaaggttttaaaaaacattttgtgaaatctGCTTGTTTGGCGTTTTAACAACAGtcagatagataaatagatagataagCAGCGTAGCCAGACAATACTGACGTGCAAGACTAGATCTGAATAAACAGAGATGAAACAATGTTGATCTTTCATATCGGACTCTGAATAAGGCAGGAAACAAACATATTTCCCAATTTTCCTTAAATTATTCAGTCttatataacaaaaaaatctaaaaagaaTTCTTACAGTTTTCTTTATCTCCAGATAAAGAAGTTCTCCAGAACTTGCCCACTCCACTGCATCAGAAAGTCACTGGCTAAAGTGTACtgataaattaaaaacaatgaatgtcCTTATACGGCTAATAAAAGAAGCTAGAGTTAAAATGAACTGCTAATGAATACCAGTTAGTAGAGCCAATGTGGGAATGTTCATCATTTGGACTGATTTATCCCGACTACACAAAAGTAGCCATTGTTCATTTGTGGTGCAATGTAACAGCAATATTAAATTTGAACGCCTGAAACAAGCAGAAACAAATACACCATTTGAAATAACTGTCTACTGAGGAATGGTTGAAAACTTGACTGTAAGTAGACGGATGTCAATAAAACTTTGGCttctattattatcatcatcagtaaaacaaaaaagacctttaactagagatgcaccgattacaactttctaggccgattccgatttaggccagccgatactgattttagccgattcagatttcatttttttctaaccactttacagcacacacaaatatttattttctatcttttctttaatagaataTTTTGCaccaaacataaaacattttttgaacaaataataaaatagaactatataaattactcctggtgtgggaaattcacacacatctaaagtgcaatgttagaaccatttccttcttttcacatccaatatccaactaaaaataattttggtttttggtgtcatACGCCCTACTTTttacttgcaggtgttgcatattgcaaacttgttatcttctgcacacaagctgaagaatttccaaacagctgacatgttgcaggttaattcacgaggttccttacatgtgcgagaatagctcGGACACGCTTCACACCACGAGCGGGTACGCGTGACACACTGTGGAAAAgttgagaaaaagagactgtgctgacGCGTGcgtgcatccttgagaactgtaactcgtataacttatgttgtcagttaattgtagcattgatcggcatatgtcagactgacctgccggtcatgGCCcaagcacgtgaaaaccggccaattccagtcaccggccggtctatcagTGCATCTCTACCTTTAACACCCCCTTTCCATTGCATCAATAGAAAATAGCTTAGCTTGCATTAAGACAGCACTTCACACTATCATAAAAGAGAACATCAGAGCTCAGAGCAACTTGTCAAAAACAAGAGCTGAAAAAAATTAGATGTACTATGGGAAATTACCACTGATAATCTGATTAACCAAACAGGTAGGCTACTTTCAAACTCTAAAACACTTCTTCTCTCTTTACCTTAATTCCTCCTTGTTGGTTAGGTTGCTGCTGCACCTGCAGCTGAATTGTGAGGACTTTGGGCTGCCCTCCAGCCTGGCCTGCAGCCCGAGCCTGGGTCAAGGCTGCTAGCTGGCTTCCCTGGAGCACCAGTTTGCCTCCGGGGAGCTGCCCCAGCACTAGTCGAGCTGGGatctgatgctgctgctggccCCCTTGGGCTGTCTGAACCTGCTGGACTTGTGTGAGCTGCTGCTGGGCTTGACCCGCTGTTGCAGCAGAGCCAGCCTGGGAGGGCTGCTGGAGAACCAGAGTGATCCGCTTTGCTTCACCACCCTAAAATCAGATGTACAGAATGAGATTCATTTTGACACTTAGGAAAAAGACTGACCtaaaaaaacaagcaacaacCCTGATAGCAAACCACTCCTGTGCTTCACCTGCTGTGGTGCAGCTGTCAGGTTGACACCTTGTGGTCTGCCTGCTGTTGCAGAAGAGGTGGTGCTTACCTGTGTTTGGGCCTGCATGGCTGGCTGGAGCTGCACCTGGCCTTGGGTCTGGACTTGGATCTGAGTAGCTTGGGCCTGGACTTGAGTCTGGCCTTGAGCCATCTGTGTTTGGGCAGGGATCTGCACCTGAACTGTCTGGCCTTGCGTCTGCTGGGGCATGGAGGTCAGCACCATCTGTTTCACTGGCCCATTGGGAGACTGCATCAGCCTCTGCACCCCTGCTGCACCCACTTTGACTTGAGCTTGTCCCGGGCTCGCCTGATTCAAGACTGTCCCCCCCTGCAGTATGGACATGCCAGGTTTAAGAGGAGTGCCCGACAACACACGGATTACCTTTCCACTGGTCTGGCCTGTGGCTCCTGATACAGTCTGCAGCACCTGGGCTTGACCCTGGGGACCTTTGAGAATGACAATTTTACCACCGGCCTGCTGTGTGATGGCAGCTAACTGCTGTGGAGTGAACTGATGAGTTATCTGTGTGAGCTGCTgcgtggtggcggtggtggtgatTGGGGAGCTGGAAACAGTCAGAGGTGAACTCAGCAGGACAGTGCTACTGGTGACCACGCTGGTGCTGCTGACAATAGGTATGGTGGTCTGGGCCTGGATCTGAGGTACAGTATTAATCGGGGTAGGAGCAGGAACTGGGGCTACAGTGGGAGCTGCAGCTATGGTAACAGTCCGGTCAGTCGCCACTGGCACTGGCTGCTGTGTGGGGACTTGAACAGGGGCAGGGTCCGGAATGGCGGGAGCTGCTACAGAAACACCAAGGCCTGCGTTGACCGTGAGCTCAGGTTCGGTTGGTGGGTCCACTTGACCCAACGCCAGCTTAAGTGCCTCCTCCACAGGGTCTGAGGAGCCCTGAGAGAAAGAGTCATCAGGTAGGGCATCCAGGTTAAACAGGGGTGTGTCCTCAAAGAGGTCCATGATGGGGTCTGCCATCTTGCCCACTCCACACAGGGAGACAGGCACAATGTTAAAAAGACTCCGAGATGGAAGCTTAACAGTTGCAGACCAGTTCTTCTCGACTTTTAAGTAAACAGCTGGTAAAAGAGGAGAAACACTGATGTaaataaagcacaaataaatgacTTTGACAGTATTCAAACAAATGCTACACTGATGCTTTCATAGCTGAACCATGTATACAACAACTACAAATTTGGTGGGCCTCATTCAATGGTTAATACACATTTGTTTAAGTATACAAAGATCACACGAAGCAGAAAGAAACTTGGCAAATTGGCACTTGATGGCAAATGGCAATCCTGTAACTTCTAGTCCTGGTTTCCTTTTCAGCTccaattttatttctatgtttcTTTGATGCCTATCGACATCACATATTTAAGTGTGATTAAACATTTAAAGTTTGGTTCATAATACACAGAAAGAAAGTATTGTTTACTAAATACCAAACTTTCATATGGACAAACTGACATTTCTCTTCTTATGAGCTTTGACAGTAATGATCAGTTTACTATACTGCGAGTTTAGAGCACCACACTACTAATTAGTTTaacataaatgaaataaaacgttttttaaaatgacaaaagccCAGTTAACAAATGACTGCAACTTGATTATAGAAAAATAGTTTTTGAAAATAGCATCCAACTCATGGCCACATTGTCTAGAAAACGGTTTCAATGTGAtattaaaaaggtttaaaatacaaatttagGCTAGGTTTCAATAGTAACACACAACGCTATACTACCCAGGGAACATTCGGTGAATGAAAATAGTTGGTAACGTTAGTGAAAGAAGGGTACTGATGCTGGAGAGGTAGGATGCTTTCCTCTGGTCGTATTGCAGTCTTTCACACAAACCCGTCGGCTAGCATTAGCTTGTGTCGCGACCAAGATGTGCCTATTACAAAAGCATGCGTGGCACCGAAAACATATCCAGGCTTATAAACGTGATGTATTGCACGTTTGGGACAGTTTCCTCGCTTCTCTGTCATTTACTACCAACCAGTCAGACTACCGGACTTCTTCAATCTCATCAACAAACCGGACCAAACCAAAGCAACGTGCCACAATAACCATTGCCCGTCAACGTTCAGACACGGGTTAGGCCGCAATACTGTTTCGGTTGGTCTGCGTCTATTTTTCGGcaaaaatacatgaaaataaCCATCATATCCACTGCCCTAACTCTCACAGTAATAATTTCGGGGTGCTAAATTTACCTTTGCATCGACACACATGGCTTTCTCCGTCTCACAACACTGTACGATTACAGGAAACGGCCAGGGAAGAGCAGGAACTAACATTCTTGCCAGAGAAAGCGTAGAATGCGTGCCCTCGTATGCTATCAAACGATGATTGGTCCGTTTTCTCCCGAGCCGGCAGCATACGGCTATTTCATTGGCAATAAGAGCTATCCGTCATATATACGGCCGCTTCTGGGCGGGATGAGAGCCGTAGTTAGGTTGAGAAAACAATAAATGCGGCCTAGCTGTGATCATTTGATTGAATGATCTTCAACATTGCCATTTTACTGCCATGTATGCTCACTTTAGAAAGCGCAGGCCCTTTAGAGCTGACTGGAGAAAAATAGACGGCGTTTTAATCATCCCCAAAGTTTAATGGACTGTATAACCCAACAAGCCTGTTTGTGAATGACACTGACTGTCCGGTTTTTCCTTAGGGTTTTATTGCATTGGCTTCAGCTAAGGAATTAACCTCATCGTGTGATATTGCTTTATTACTATCTACAAAATATACATACAGACCCCGTGGACACATTGACGGTTTTTTGttgattattattacattttgagATATCAATAACAGCTTTCTTCTAGTCAGTGGTACCAATGTGATGATTCGTGTGCTGCCATTAGTTATTCAGTTTTGTGGGATTGGTGTTATGGCGCCCTCTGGTGCCCTCAGACTGAAATATGATTATTAGCCGTTTGGGCTGTTTTGAAAAGACAGATTATCCTGCTCGGGGCACCCTTctactttatatatatttttttgcgtATTGTATTTTAGTAGTGACATTTTTTAGAATTAGAAGTAAATAATATTACCAATATTGTCACACAGGGAACCTACAGCTTTTGCAGGTGCCTCTGGGTCTGGGGCCCCAGAGCAAGTTGCCAGTTTTGCACGGTTAGAAATCTGGccttcatttttatatatttgccATTCCTGTTGTCCTTATCTTAAATAGTACAAATATatatcagttaaaaaaaatggcccacagacaaagagagagagagtgatggtcATGAACCAGGGAAGCGTAAGTGACTACATGTGACAGCACACCACACTTTATCCATAGCAGCCCTGTAGAGAAGAGCCTGCCTGCTCGCCAAGGCCTCCATCTGTCTGTGGCCCTGCGAGGAGTATCCGCTATTCACCACACTTACACTCTGCCCCATGCTGGTCTGCTTGGTCCACGCCAACGCAAACTCTGCTGGTGAGAGCTATATTTACAAACAGCTGTCGTGGCACTGGGTACCATGATGAGGGAGAAATACTGTTGTGAGCAGATTAACTGTCCCGTCCCTAACATATTGCAGTATCAACTCAATATAGCAGTGATTCATAAAATATTGTCTCTCTCAAAATGTTTTTGGAAAGAAAATGTTGACAATGCATGCATAAAAGCAATATACTGAGCCAACtttatatcattttatttcaatattttctCCTTAATAGaaatgtatgtgtaaataaacattTGTTGCAGGAGACTAACAGGCAAATAGAGGAGCATCAGTCAAACAACACAGCAGAGTAAAGGGCAAGTTTGGCAAGTTGCCCTGGAAGCCATGTGGAGCACAGCAATGTTTCAAACacttggaataaaaaaaaaaaaatcttagtaCAGAAGCCTACATTGCACATGGCTACTTCATAATATTGTCACAATTAAAATACCTCTTATACAAACCCAAGAAATATTCATTCACAGAAACAGAGCAAATTAAATCCACAGGTTTGCTCATGTTTACTGAATgtattttctcctcctcttcttttggTCTCAAGTTACAGTCATCTAAATTGCACAatcttattttttgttgttgcataaaACACATCCTTTCGTGCGCTGTTTAAAGAGTTACAGATTGAAGCCTTTCTTTTCTCCCACTGTCTTTCATTTTTCTCCACCTCATTTCCTCATTATCACTACTGCTCATACTAATGTATCACCCTTCCAACACCTAAACCACCCTGCTTACAGAGGGAAGACCAGGAACCCAGAGAAGGTGGAGTACTTCCAGCCTCCCATCAGGTTGCCTCTCTCCAGTCTGAGGTAGGCCTTGTCCCCCTTCTCCATAATCACCAGGCCGGCGTTAGTGGCCGCTTCTCTGGTCACATCCTGGTCCCCGGCGAAAGCTGAAATCATTGCCCAGCCATTCAACATCAAGCTGACCTAAGAGAGAGCAAATTAAGCTGATTATAGAGGGCATGTCGCTACATTGTAATAACAACTTTAAGTGTTGTACTGTAGTTGAGGTATCGTACCTGAATAGTTTGTCTATTGTAGGCCTTTACAACATGGAAGTTGAAGCTGTACACACCTCTTCTCGGTGCAAGGAAGACACTACTCTCTTGGTCAAAATGAGTGCCCACGTTCACCAAAATCTGATGCAACAGCAAGGGAGGGAGAAAAAGGAGGAAGGCATGCACTTGGGTCATTCTTGCTTAAATTTACTCAAATTCtagtatataatgtatatagtatataaacatagaattgaattgaataaatcGGCCCCATTCTCATCGATACCCGATCCAGCTATTTTAGTCAGTGTCATTCCGATATACTCAATATCAGTATTGGATCGGTGTATCCCTAATTTGAACTGCCAAATGTCTTCCTGTAACTTAAAGACACAAGAAGCAGTTACATACTCACATTATCAAAGTAGATGATCATGGTGCGGTTGCTCATGTCCGTGGGCTCGTGGTTGGTCTGGCGGCTGGCGGAGAAGGCCACCCGTCCGGAGCCAGAGCGGACCGACATGCCCAGGGCGTTACCGGCGGGCTCGGATGAAGGAGTGGAGTCACACACGACCAAGCATTTCCCCTCGAGGATGATGGGCTCTGTGTCATTCTGGCTCCTAGACTCCATAGGCCCCCACAACAGGAGCACACCCAACAGTATGGGGATGTCGAAGGTGACTGACCTGGGGTGCATGACTGAACCTGGGATGTTTAGTCGAATATCTCTTTGGACAacttgaaatgaaaacaaacaaattgtgaaaatgtttcAAACTGTAACTTCTATGTAGTTTTGGCTGGTACCAGTACATTAATATTCACCCAGGCAGCAATAGCACCAGCAGATGGGTCTCAGAACCAAATAATATTCAGAAAATACTTAGAATTCTTCATTGGCCATAGCTGTCAATCAttccctttctgtctgtctttctagtTTTTCTTGTTTGCCCCCATAAATCCCAAATCTCTTCAGGGTCCTACGTGCCGTGTCAGCAGGGGCCAGAAtgacaatcacaaaaaaatctctTGGTATTTTCAAGTTGATTTCATCagcaaaaaaaactgacaagaaTGCCAACGAGAAGTAGCTAGGAAAGGGAAGAAAGGGTTTGCGAAGACAAGGTGCAGCAAAGTGAGCGAAGATCAGTCTTTAACTGATGGAGACGGAAGGAAAGATGGGGTGATAAAAGATGCTGATGAGaggtgaggaaaaaaaacagatgaggTAAGATTCTGGAGAGTTGACAGGGAAAGGATGTAGGACCCAGAAGGGAGCGAGAAATAGAGAGGGTGTGGGGGAACAACTCCACTGAGTGACCATCTGTCTTTTACACGtatcccccctccctcccaacGCCGCTCAACACGAATTCcctcacatgacacacacactctttctctcacttgTGCTTTTGTTTCACACTCAAAtatacgtaaaaaaaaaaaaaagtcacttatTTTCATCTTTCTTTTAGGTTCTCTCCACGTTCAACAGCCTTTCTGTTATTTAactcatagaaaaaaaaatttttgaCCTCATGTGATGCCATTTAGTTTAAACTGtgcatttttaaataacagTCATTTATGTCTGACCAAGATGAGCAACAGCGTGTGTAAAAAATCTGTCTGTTTAGCTTTATTGAAACATATTTCAACGCACACAAATACATCTGCTTTGTGGTTGGATAATGATTCTCATTATTGCAAAAGCATCAACTATTCACCTTAAAACAAGTGTTCTAAAATTATCAGTCTACTTTTCGCTGTGCGGTGAAATCCTAGGATTttaagtgaataaaaaaaaaaatatatatcaccTGTTTCCTTCTGAACAATCTTGTATTCCACATATATCAGGTTCCCCCCCTGGCTGGAGTAGTGTTATATGGTCAAAAATCCTCGTTCTCTTGCTCGCCTATCACATTATTTCACAGCACGGCAGTCAGTCTGATTGTAACCAAGCCAGAGTATGCTCtgatctttctctctgtctttccccgttttctctctttctctctctcagccacCCCCCTTTccttctgcttctttctcacCCTTTATGTTACAGTACATCCGCCCACTCACCTTTACagtgaaataaagaaaataggAAAATAATTGGGCATCTGAGCTGCTTCAAAGAGTAACGTTAGCACGTGAGTGTcagttgttttccttttttccttttaaatcCAATCAAATTAGTTATTGCTTCTTGTGTCTTCAAGCTGAGTTCAAAAGGATCAAATGTCTGTGCACCTTCATGGGAAATGCTTTATGTAGATAGGTAGCTTATTTTATAAGACATCAGATATCAGACTGGATTAACAGGATATAGCATCAATTTCTCTGTGAGGATATTGGTttagtgttttcttttctttttagtaTTTGAACAAATAAACCAGCCTGATGAAATATAGACATAATTTAGTATTTACAAAATGTAGCTTTCAGT
It encodes the following:
- the cbln12 gene encoding cerebellin 12 is translated as MHPRSVTFDIPILLGVLLLWGPMESRSQNDTEPIILEGKCLVVCDSTPSSEPAGNALGMSVRSGSGRVAFSASRQTNHEPTDMSNRTMIIYFDNILVNVGTHFDQESSVFLAPRRGVYSFNFHVVKAYNRQTIQVSLMLNGWAMISAFAGDQDVTREAATNAGLVIMEKGDKAYLRLERGNLMGGWKYSTFSGFLVFPL